The Mytilus galloprovincialis chromosome 2, xbMytGall1.hap1.1, whole genome shotgun sequence genome has a window encoding:
- the LOC143063099 gene encoding rhomboid-related protein 1-like isoform X1 yields MEYRQSRSEIYLQPEVGNYRQPRSDIRVSGRSYRQPQQRTVQYITREQPRYIVRQNEELSPQYVVRERSRSPYTISNGQSPQYVVRERSRSPYMISNGQSPQYVVRGRSRSPYMISNGQSPQYVVRERSRSPYMISNGQSPQYVVRERSRSPYMITNGDSISPRYISENPYAVKDRNILLSNGNTRYVSRYQPRPLTEMELDMYKRYKPIFDRHEPDGVPLNLLKEELKDEGITDHIPEARLHRILDRADRDGDERIDFVEFMKMMTTDVTKEERSAFQSVIGAAVADILPKSMREDFLANYTCRPPPIFMIFISLVEIIIFAVYAAELSDTTTPVTATSGVPLYSPLLYKPKRRYEAWRYITYMFIHQGYMHIIFNLIFQLLLGLPLELVHKWWRVLLIYVLGVIAGSLAHSVTDVDVALAGASGGCYALIGAHIASVIVNWKEMNYQCTEGSLLRFLCSAPIRLTVLLVLSVGDTGLAIYRRYFEEEVTKVGISAHIGGMIAGLLLGIPILKNVNILTWEKTLGYVTLSIYLCFVGFSMIFNGVYEGYPETDWSKCCPS; encoded by the exons ATGGAATATCGCCAATCTAGATCTGAAATATATCTCCAACCAGAAGTAGGTAATTACCGCCAGCCTCGTTCAGATATTCGTGTTTCTGGTCGGTCTTACAGACAACCTCAGCAAAGAACAGTGCAGTACATTACAAGGGAACAACCAAGATATATTGTTAGACAAAATGAGGAATTATCACCACAATATGTGGTCAGGGAAAGGAGTAGGTCACCATATACGATAAGTAATGGTCAGTCTCCGCAATATGTGGTCAGAGAAAGGAGTAGGTCACCATATATGATAAGTAACGGTCAATCTCCGCAATATGTGGTCAGAGGAAGGAGTAGGTCACCATATATGATAAGTAACGGTCAATCTCCGCAATATGTGGTCAGAGAAAGGAGTAGATCTCCATATATGATAAGTAACGGTCAATCTCCGCAATATGTGGTCAGAGAAAGGAGTAGGTCACCATACATGATTACTAATGGGGACTCCATTTCACCTCGCTACATATCAGAAAATCCATATGCTGTAAAAGATAGAAATATTCTTCTGTCAAATGGAAATACACGTTATGTAAGCAGATATCAACCTAGGCCCCTTACAGAAATGGAGTTAGATATGTACAAG AGATACAAGCCAATATTTGATCGG cATGAACCTGATGGCGTACCTCTCAATCTCCTGAAAGAAGAGTTAAAAGATGAAGGGATCACAGATCATATCCCAGAGGCCAGGCTCCATCGTATCCTGGATAGAGCCGATCGGGATGGAGATGAAAGAATTGATTTTGTGGAATTCATGAAAAtg ATGACGACAGATGTAACAAAGGAAGAGAGATCAGCATTTCAGAGTGTTATTGGTGCTGCTGTCGCTGATATTTTACCCAAGAGTATGAGGGAAGATTTTCTTGCCAATTACACCTGTAGACCACCacctatatttatgatatttataaGTTTAGTTGAG ATCATAATATTTGCTGTGTATGCCGCTGAGTTATCGGACACAACAACACCAGTTACAGCTACCTCAGGGGTACCACTGTACAGTCCGTTACTCTATAAACCAAAGAGACGTTATGAGGCTTGGAGATATATAACTTATATGTTTATACATCAAGg ataCATGCACATCATATTTAACCTGATATTCCAGCTGTTATTAGGTTTACCATTAGAACTGGTACATAAATGGTGGAGAGTtctattaatttatgtattaggAGTTATAGCTG GATCCCTTGCCCATTCTGTAACAGATGTAGATGTAGCTCTAGCTGGAGCCAGTGGTGGATGTTATGCTCTTATTGGTGCTCATATAGCCTCTGTTATAGTT AATTGGAAAGAAATGAATTACCAGTGTACTGAAGGGTCATTACTGAGGTTTCTGTGCAGTGCACCTATACGACTAACAGTGCTTCTTGTTTTGT CTGTAGGAGATACAGGTCTTGCTATCTACAGAAGATACTTTGAAGAAGAAGTAACAAAAGTTGGTATATCAGCTCACATAGGAGGAATGATTGCAG GTTTACTACTTGGAATACCTATCCTGAAAAATGTGAACATCTTAACCTGGGAGAAAACCCTTGGCTACGTTACTCTATCAATATACCTCTGTTTTGTTGGGTTTTCCATGATTTTCAATGGAGTTTATGAAGGCTACCCAGAAACAGATTGGTCAAAATGCTGTCCATCGTAA
- the LOC143063099 gene encoding rhomboid-related protein 2-like isoform X3 has translation MGRWGNARLVRRDSPTFEDVELRSNRRLIEQRYKPIFDRHEPDGVPLNLLKEELKDEGITDHIPEARLHRILDRADRDGDERIDFVEFMKMMTTDVTKEERSAFQSVIGAAVADILPKSMREDFLANYTCRPPPIFMIFISLVEIIIFAVYAAELSDTTTPVTATSGVPLYSPLLYKPKRRYEAWRYITYMFIHQGYMHIIFNLIFQLLLGLPLELVHKWWRVLLIYVLGVIAGSLAHSVTDVDVALAGASGGCYALIGAHIASVIVNWKEMNYQCTEGSLLRFLCSAPIRLTVLLVLSVGDTGLAIYRRYFEEEVTKVGISAHIGGMIAGLLLGIPILKNVNILTWEKTLGYVTLSIYLCFVGFSMIFNGVYEGYPETDWSKCCPS, from the exons AGATACAAGCCAATATTTGATCGG cATGAACCTGATGGCGTACCTCTCAATCTCCTGAAAGAAGAGTTAAAAGATGAAGGGATCACAGATCATATCCCAGAGGCCAGGCTCCATCGTATCCTGGATAGAGCCGATCGGGATGGAGATGAAAGAATTGATTTTGTGGAATTCATGAAAAtg ATGACGACAGATGTAACAAAGGAAGAGAGATCAGCATTTCAGAGTGTTATTGGTGCTGCTGTCGCTGATATTTTACCCAAGAGTATGAGGGAAGATTTTCTTGCCAATTACACCTGTAGACCACCacctatatttatgatatttataaGTTTAGTTGAG ATCATAATATTTGCTGTGTATGCCGCTGAGTTATCGGACACAACAACACCAGTTACAGCTACCTCAGGGGTACCACTGTACAGTCCGTTACTCTATAAACCAAAGAGACGTTATGAGGCTTGGAGATATATAACTTATATGTTTATACATCAAGg ataCATGCACATCATATTTAACCTGATATTCCAGCTGTTATTAGGTTTACCATTAGAACTGGTACATAAATGGTGGAGAGTtctattaatttatgtattaggAGTTATAGCTG GATCCCTTGCCCATTCTGTAACAGATGTAGATGTAGCTCTAGCTGGAGCCAGTGGTGGATGTTATGCTCTTATTGGTGCTCATATAGCCTCTGTTATAGTT AATTGGAAAGAAATGAATTACCAGTGTACTGAAGGGTCATTACTGAGGTTTCTGTGCAGTGCACCTATACGACTAACAGTGCTTCTTGTTTTGT CTGTAGGAGATACAGGTCTTGCTATCTACAGAAGATACTTTGAAGAAGAAGTAACAAAAGTTGGTATATCAGCTCACATAGGAGGAATGATTGCAG GTTTACTACTTGGAATACCTATCCTGAAAAATGTGAACATCTTAACCTGGGAGAAAACCCTTGGCTACGTTACTCTATCAATATACCTCTGTTTTGTTGGGTTTTCCATGATTTTCAATGGAGTTTATGAAGGCTACCCAGAAACAGATTGGTCAAAATGCTGTCCATCGTAA
- the LOC143063099 gene encoding rhomboid-related protein 2-like isoform X2 yields MTTISPYETKKKSNLGKLKPLEWNATGFTYLLRYKPIFDRHEPDGVPLNLLKEELKDEGITDHIPEARLHRILDRADRDGDERIDFVEFMKMMTTDVTKEERSAFQSVIGAAVADILPKSMREDFLANYTCRPPPIFMIFISLVEIIIFAVYAAELSDTTTPVTATSGVPLYSPLLYKPKRRYEAWRYITYMFIHQGYMHIIFNLIFQLLLGLPLELVHKWWRVLLIYVLGVIAGSLAHSVTDVDVALAGASGGCYALIGAHIASVIVNWKEMNYQCTEGSLLRFLCSAPIRLTVLLVLSVGDTGLAIYRRYFEEEVTKVGISAHIGGMIAGLLLGIPILKNVNILTWEKTLGYVTLSIYLCFVGFSMIFNGVYEGYPETDWSKCCPS; encoded by the exons AGATACAAGCCAATATTTGATCGG cATGAACCTGATGGCGTACCTCTCAATCTCCTGAAAGAAGAGTTAAAAGATGAAGGGATCACAGATCATATCCCAGAGGCCAGGCTCCATCGTATCCTGGATAGAGCCGATCGGGATGGAGATGAAAGAATTGATTTTGTGGAATTCATGAAAAtg ATGACGACAGATGTAACAAAGGAAGAGAGATCAGCATTTCAGAGTGTTATTGGTGCTGCTGTCGCTGATATTTTACCCAAGAGTATGAGGGAAGATTTTCTTGCCAATTACACCTGTAGACCACCacctatatttatgatatttataaGTTTAGTTGAG ATCATAATATTTGCTGTGTATGCCGCTGAGTTATCGGACACAACAACACCAGTTACAGCTACCTCAGGGGTACCACTGTACAGTCCGTTACTCTATAAACCAAAGAGACGTTATGAGGCTTGGAGATATATAACTTATATGTTTATACATCAAGg ataCATGCACATCATATTTAACCTGATATTCCAGCTGTTATTAGGTTTACCATTAGAACTGGTACATAAATGGTGGAGAGTtctattaatttatgtattaggAGTTATAGCTG GATCCCTTGCCCATTCTGTAACAGATGTAGATGTAGCTCTAGCTGGAGCCAGTGGTGGATGTTATGCTCTTATTGGTGCTCATATAGCCTCTGTTATAGTT AATTGGAAAGAAATGAATTACCAGTGTACTGAAGGGTCATTACTGAGGTTTCTGTGCAGTGCACCTATACGACTAACAGTGCTTCTTGTTTTGT CTGTAGGAGATACAGGTCTTGCTATCTACAGAAGATACTTTGAAGAAGAAGTAACAAAAGTTGGTATATCAGCTCACATAGGAGGAATGATTGCAG GTTTACTACTTGGAATACCTATCCTGAAAAATGTGAACATCTTAACCTGGGAGAAAACCCTTGGCTACGTTACTCTATCAATATACCTCTGTTTTGTTGGGTTTTCCATGATTTTCAATGGAGTTTATGAAGGCTACCCAGAAACAGATTGGTCAAAATGCTGTCCATCGTAA
- the LOC143063099 gene encoding rhomboid-related protein 2-like isoform X4 — MTTISPSKYDFEKTDTVGFLERRYKPIFDRHEPDGVPLNLLKEELKDEGITDHIPEARLHRILDRADRDGDERIDFVEFMKMMTTDVTKEERSAFQSVIGAAVADILPKSMREDFLANYTCRPPPIFMIFISLVEIIIFAVYAAELSDTTTPVTATSGVPLYSPLLYKPKRRYEAWRYITYMFIHQGYMHIIFNLIFQLLLGLPLELVHKWWRVLLIYVLGVIAGSLAHSVTDVDVALAGASGGCYALIGAHIASVIVNWKEMNYQCTEGSLLRFLCSAPIRLTVLLVLSVGDTGLAIYRRYFEEEVTKVGISAHIGGMIAGLLLGIPILKNVNILTWEKTLGYVTLSIYLCFVGFSMIFNGVYEGYPETDWSKCCPS; from the exons AGATACAAGCCAATATTTGATCGG cATGAACCTGATGGCGTACCTCTCAATCTCCTGAAAGAAGAGTTAAAAGATGAAGGGATCACAGATCATATCCCAGAGGCCAGGCTCCATCGTATCCTGGATAGAGCCGATCGGGATGGAGATGAAAGAATTGATTTTGTGGAATTCATGAAAAtg ATGACGACAGATGTAACAAAGGAAGAGAGATCAGCATTTCAGAGTGTTATTGGTGCTGCTGTCGCTGATATTTTACCCAAGAGTATGAGGGAAGATTTTCTTGCCAATTACACCTGTAGACCACCacctatatttatgatatttataaGTTTAGTTGAG ATCATAATATTTGCTGTGTATGCCGCTGAGTTATCGGACACAACAACACCAGTTACAGCTACCTCAGGGGTACCACTGTACAGTCCGTTACTCTATAAACCAAAGAGACGTTATGAGGCTTGGAGATATATAACTTATATGTTTATACATCAAGg ataCATGCACATCATATTTAACCTGATATTCCAGCTGTTATTAGGTTTACCATTAGAACTGGTACATAAATGGTGGAGAGTtctattaatttatgtattaggAGTTATAGCTG GATCCCTTGCCCATTCTGTAACAGATGTAGATGTAGCTCTAGCTGGAGCCAGTGGTGGATGTTATGCTCTTATTGGTGCTCATATAGCCTCTGTTATAGTT AATTGGAAAGAAATGAATTACCAGTGTACTGAAGGGTCATTACTGAGGTTTCTGTGCAGTGCACCTATACGACTAACAGTGCTTCTTGTTTTGT CTGTAGGAGATACAGGTCTTGCTATCTACAGAAGATACTTTGAAGAAGAAGTAACAAAAGTTGGTATATCAGCTCACATAGGAGGAATGATTGCAG GTTTACTACTTGGAATACCTATCCTGAAAAATGTGAACATCTTAACCTGGGAGAAAACCCTTGGCTACGTTACTCTATCAATATACCTCTGTTTTGTTGGGTTTTCCATGATTTTCAATGGAGTTTATGAAGGCTACCCAGAAACAGATTGGTCAAAATGCTGTCCATCGTAA
- the LOC143063100 gene encoding complement C1q tumor necrosis factor-related protein 5-like, whose translation MLLEQNILVILVSVSCLISAEQQNNNEVYQKLQEDLESMKFENEARFVKTDTKISNMEERILQQDEIIRKQQELIKRLQRNQELQKHTRQVSVQQKVAFTYRTSGDQSSLGSDQTIKFDRRMTDVSNSYSSSTGIFTAPVGGYYAFVLDTRTLPGRICWIDAVKNGAPIATNYMEAPSGQEDSETSFAVVRLDTGDQVWVRNKVYHGHSCGLDDLANFSGFLLYQDL comes from the exons ATGTTGCTTGAACAGAACATTTTAGTTATATTGGTTTCTGTTAGCTGTCTGATAAGTGCAGAACAGCAAAACAACAATGAAGTATACCAAAAACTACAAGAGGATCtggaatctatgaaatttgaaaatg AGGCAAGATTTGTGAAAACAGATACTAAAATCTCAAATATGGAGGAAAGAATATTGCAGCAAGATGAAATCATCCGCAAACAACAAGAACTTATAAAACGCCTACAAAGAAACCAAGAACTCCAAAAGCATACACGTCAAG TTTCAGTACAACAGAAAGTAGCCTTTACCTACAGGACATCAGGCGATCAAAGCAGCCTAGGATCAGaccaaactatcaaatttgaccGACGAATGACCGACGTATCCAACAGTTACAGCTCATCAACAGGAATTTTCACCGCACCAGTTGGCGGCTACTACGCGTTCGTATTGGATACAAGGACACTTCCAGGGAGGATCTGCTGGATAGATGCCGTAAAAAATGGGGCTCCAATTGCAACCAACTACATGGAAGCACCTAGTGGCCAAGAAGATAGCGAGACATCATTTGCTGTCGTTCGTTTAGACACAGGAGACCAGGTATGGGTACGCAACAAAGTTTACCATGGTCATTCTTGTGGACTTGATGACTTGGCAAACTTTTCCGGATTTTTGCTGTATcaagatttataa